A genomic segment from Ramlibacter agri encodes:
- a CDS encoding ABC transporter ATP-binding protein, with protein MNAPLLKVSDISKSYGGLRAVDGVSFEVLPGEIFGVIGPNGSGKTTLFNSVLGQITPNTGRIELKGRDITGLSPVQLNRRGVGRTFQTLQVFGKMTVRDNLLVAAQEHQGSMASRMFAPGDSGLGARADALIQQFRIAHVAHKKAGELSYGQQKLVDIAMAFMSEPDLVLLDEPCAGVNPSLVGGISTLLKELNRSRRASFVVIEHNMDFVMDLCHRILVMVEGKVMALGTPAEIRANKQVLDAYLGN; from the coding sequence ATGAACGCGCCGCTGCTGAAAGTCAGCGACATCTCCAAGTCCTACGGCGGCCTGCGCGCCGTCGACGGCGTCAGCTTCGAAGTGCTGCCCGGCGAGATCTTCGGCGTGATCGGCCCCAATGGCTCCGGCAAGACGACGCTGTTCAACAGCGTGCTGGGCCAGATCACGCCCAACACCGGGCGCATCGAGCTGAAGGGCCGCGACATCACCGGCCTGTCGCCGGTGCAGCTCAATCGCCGCGGGGTGGGCCGCACCTTCCAGACCCTGCAGGTGTTCGGCAAGATGACGGTGCGCGACAACCTGCTGGTCGCCGCGCAGGAGCACCAGGGCTCGATGGCCAGCCGCATGTTCGCGCCGGGCGATTCCGGCCTGGGCGCGCGGGCCGACGCGCTGATCCAGCAGTTCCGCATCGCCCACGTCGCGCACAAGAAGGCCGGCGAACTCAGTTACGGCCAGCAGAAGCTGGTGGACATCGCGATGGCCTTCATGAGCGAGCCGGACCTGGTGCTGCTGGACGAGCCCTGCGCCGGCGTCAACCCTTCGCTGGTGGGGGGCATCTCCACCTTGCTGAAGGAACTCAATCGCAGCCGCCGTGCGAGCTTCGTCGTCATCGAGCACAACATGGACTTCGTCATGGACCTGTGCCACCGCATCCTGGTGATGGTCGAAGGCAAGGTGATGGCGCTGGGCACGCCGGCCGAGATTCGCGCGAACAAGCAGGTGCTGGACGCCTACCTGGGCAACTGA
- a CDS encoding ABC transporter ATP-binding protein has translation MDAAIEFQDVVAGYGDFMILNKLKLRATRGKITLLIGPNGAGKSTVLKTLFGLLKVRQGRVLLQGEDITGASARDLLVKHGVAFVPQGRNLFGQLSVYENLELGGITLGTRITRERIPEVLSLFPRVQERLHSAASSLSGGEQKQLEVGRALLLRPRVLLIDEPSIGLSPLVVQDVFRLLRKLADEQGVTVLMVEQNVKSALKMADDAIALEAGRLVLHKPADELLADPDIERLFLGGGHVPAAIA, from the coding sequence ATGGACGCCGCCATCGAATTCCAGGACGTCGTCGCCGGTTACGGCGATTTCATGATCCTGAACAAGCTGAAGCTGCGCGCCACGCGCGGCAAGATCACGCTGCTGATCGGCCCCAACGGCGCCGGCAAGAGCACGGTGCTGAAGACGCTGTTCGGCCTGCTGAAGGTGCGGCAGGGCCGAGTGTTGCTGCAGGGCGAGGACATCACCGGCGCCAGCGCGCGCGACCTGCTGGTGAAACACGGCGTGGCCTTCGTGCCGCAAGGCCGCAACCTGTTCGGCCAGCTCTCGGTCTACGAGAACCTGGAGCTGGGCGGCATCACGCTGGGAACCAGGATCACGCGTGAGCGGATCCCCGAAGTGCTGTCGCTGTTCCCGCGCGTGCAGGAGCGCCTGCACAGCGCAGCGTCCTCGCTTTCCGGCGGCGAGCAGAAGCAGCTGGAAGTAGGCCGCGCACTGCTGCTGCGCCCGCGCGTGCTGCTGATCGACGAGCCTTCCATCGGCCTGTCGCCGCTGGTGGTGCAGGACGTCTTCCGCCTGCTGCGCAAGCTGGCCGACGAACAGGGCGTGACGGTGCTGATGGTGGAACAGAACGTCAAGAGCGCGCTGAAAATGGCCGACGACGCCATCGCGCTCGAAGCCGGCCGCCTGGTGCTGCACAAGCCCGCGGACGAACTCCTGGCCGACCCCGACATCGAGCGCCTCTTCCTCGGCGGCGGCCACGTGCCGGCCGCGATCGCCTGA